In the Terriglobales bacterium genome, GGATGCTCTCCGGGTTGGCGAAGCCGTCCGCAGGAGAAGTCCTGTGTCATGGCCAACCTCTGCAAGCGCAGAGCCTCAAAGTCGGCATCGTCTTTCAGAGCTTTGCGTTGTTCCCGTGGCTCACTGTTCTTGAAAACGTCGAAGCCCCACTTGTAGCTCGCGGGGTTCCGGCCGTCGAGCGTCACAAGCGTGCGCTGCGGATTCTCGATACTGTCGGTCTCGACGGCTTCGAAACTGCCTATCCGAAGGAACTATCCGGAGGCATGAAACAGCGAGTCGGATTCGCTCGCGCGATGGTGATCGAGCCCGAAGTTCTGTTCATGGATGAACCATTCTCGGCACTCGACGTGCTCACCGCCGAGAACCTGCGCGGCGAACTACTCGAACTCTGGCTCGCGAAGAAAATGCCGATCCGCACGGTTTTCATGGTGACGCACGGCATTGAGGAAGCGGTGTTCCTCGCGGATCGAGTCATCGTGCTTGGCCGAAACCCGGCGAAGATCCGCGCGGACATCCAAGTGGACCTGCCGCAGCCACGCGATCGCAAGTCTGAGAGGTTCGTGCAGTACGTCGACTACCTCTACACGTTGATGACTCAGCCGGAAGCGGAGGCTCCGGCTTGGCCACAGGTCCCGGTGGATCGTCGTCAGACACCGCGTCCTGCGAAATACGTGATGCTGCCTCACGCGCGTCGTGGTGGGATCGCAGGTCTCTTGGAATTGCTTGCCGACAGGGGCGGACGTGAGGACCTGTACCAGCTCGCGGCCAAACTCCAACTTGACGCCGACGATCTTCTGCCGATTACGGAAGCGGCTGCGATGCTCGGTTTCGCCGTCATGAAAGAAGGCGACGCAGAGCTCACTTCAAACGGACGAGCGTTTTCCGAAGCAGACATTTTGACGCGCAAGGTGTTATTCCGTCAGGCGCTGCTTCAGATTCCCATCTTCCAGCAGATTGACCACACGCTCCGGGCCAAGGCGGATCACAGTATTGATCTCGACTTCTTTCGCGATCTTCTCGACGAGCACTTCTCCGAGAAGGAGGTCCAGCGGCAGCTCGACACGGTGCTGTCATGGGGCAGATATGCCGAAATCTTCGACTACGACTCTGAAAGCGAGAAGCTGAGGTTGCCGGAGCCAGAGCCGCAGACGGAGGAGGTGGGCGAATGACGAAACAGCACAATCAGGTATCGGGATGGGGACTCGTGCCCCATGCCGGCTGGTCATTCCTAGTGGACGTTCCGATCTTCGCTGCCGGCCTTGCGATGTTCTACGGGATTGTCCTGCTCGCGAAGTACTGGGCCGGGCCGTTCTCGCCAGCAGCAGAGATCTCAACGAACGTTGGCGCGTTGCCTTTGTACGCCGTGTACTCACTGCTTCGTGTGGCGATTGCCTATTTTCTCAGCCTCTTGTTTACGCTCGTATATGGCTACGTCGCTGCGTACAACGCCAAAGCGGAACGAGTAATGATTCCGTTGCTCGACATTCTGCAATCGATTCCTGTCCTCAGCTTCCTACCGGGCGTGATGCTAGCAATGATGTCGCTGTTCCCTCGGCATCAAATAGGCGTGGAACTCGGCTCGATCCTCCTGATCTTCACGGGTCAAGTCTGGAATATGGCTTTCAGTTTCTATTCATCCCTCAAGAGCATTCCGCGAGAGATGAAGGAGGCGGCCGCTCTGTACCGATTCACTGGGTGGCAGCGCTTTGCGCAACTGGAACTGCCATACGCGAGTATCGGTCTGATCTGGAATTCGATGATGTCGGTTGCGGGAGGCTGGTTCTTTCTGATGGCCTGCGAAATGTTCGTCCTTGGATCGCGCGACTTCCGCCTGCCGGGTCTCGGCTCATACCTGCAAACAGCCTCAAGCGCCGGTGACACTCGGGCGATTCTCTGGGGTATGTTCACCATGATCGCAGTTATCGTGCTCCTCGATCAACTCGTGTGGCGCCCGGTGATCGCGTGGTCACAGAAATTCAAGTTTGAGCAGGTGGAGGCGG is a window encoding:
- a CDS encoding nitrate/sulfonate/bicarbonate ABC transporter ATP-binding protein; this translates as MEPIIQAKKVEKYFEQPGGNRIRVIAPTDLSLYEGSFVAVLGPSGSGKSTLLRMLSGLAKPSAGEVLCHGQPLQAQSLKVGIVFQSFALFPWLTVLENVEAPLVARGVPAVERHKRALRILDTVGLDGFETAYPKELSGGMKQRVGFARAMVIEPEVLFMDEPFSALDVLTAENLRGELLELWLAKKMPIRTVFMVTHGIEEAVFLADRVIVLGRNPAKIRADIQVDLPQPRDRKSERFVQYVDYLYTLMTQPEAEAPAWPQVPVDRRQTPRPAKYVMLPHARRGGIAGLLELLADRGGREDLYQLAAKLQLDADDLLPITEAAAMLGFAVMKEGDAELTSNGRAFSEADILTRKVLFRQALLQIPIFQQIDHTLRAKADHSIDLDFFRDLLDEHFSEKEVQRQLDTVLSWGRYAEIFDYDSESEKLRLPEPEPQTEEVGE